A genomic stretch from Flavobacterium nitratireducens includes:
- a CDS encoding NAD(P)H-dependent flavin oxidoreductase, whose product MNKVTALFNIKYPIIQAGMVWVSGYKLASAVSNAGGLGVIGAGSMYPEVLRAHIQKCKKATSKPFGVNIPMLYPNIEEIMKIIIEEEVKIVFTSAGNPLTWTSYLKEKGITVVHVVSSSKFALKAQEAGVDAIVAEGFEAGGHNGREETTTFTLIPMMKEQIKIPIIAAGGIANGNGMLASMVLGADGVQLGSRFAASIESSAHENFKQAILNTKEGETQLTLKELTPVRLIKNKFFEDIQELYNQCATKEDLAKLLGKARAKKGIFEGDLEEGELEIGQIAGLIHEIKSAESIVKDMMEEYQLAKARIAHFL is encoded by the coding sequence ATGAATAAAGTAACAGCACTTTTCAATATTAAATACCCCATAATTCAGGCAGGAATGGTTTGGGTAAGTGGTTATAAATTAGCCAGTGCTGTTAGTAATGCTGGTGGTTTGGGGGTAATCGGTGCGGGTTCAATGTACCCGGAAGTTTTAAGAGCACATATCCAAAAATGTAAAAAAGCTACTTCAAAACCTTTTGGAGTAAATATTCCGATGTTGTATCCCAATATCGAGGAAATAATGAAAATCATTATTGAAGAAGAAGTGAAAATTGTTTTCACTTCGGCAGGAAATCCTTTGACTTGGACTTCCTATTTAAAGGAAAAAGGAATAACAGTAGTACATGTGGTGAGTAGTAGCAAATTTGCACTGAAAGCTCAGGAGGCAGGTGTAGATGCAATAGTTGCTGAAGGCTTTGAAGCGGGTGGTCATAACGGTCGGGAGGAAACTACTACTTTTACTTTAATTCCAATGATGAAAGAACAAATAAAAATTCCTATTATTGCAGCCGGTGGTATAGCCAATGGAAACGGAATGCTGGCATCGATGGTTTTAGGAGCTGATGGAGTTCAGCTAGGTAGCAGATTTGCTGCTTCTATCGAATCGTCGGCACATGAAAATTTTAAACAAGCAATTTTAAATACCAAGGAAGGCGAAACCCAATTAACATTAAAAGAACTCACTCCGGTGCGCTTGATCAAGAATAAATTTTTTGAAGACATTCAGGAATTGTATAACCAATGTGCGACCAAAGAGGATTTGGCAAAATTGTTAGGGAAAGCTCGTGCTAAAAAAGGTATTTTTGAAGGTGATTTGGAAGAAGGAGAGTTAGAAATAGGTCAGATTGCAGGCTTAATTCACGAAATAAAATCAGCTGAATCAATTGTAAAAGATATGATGGAGGAATATCAATTAGCCAAAGCTAGGATTGCCCATTTTTTATGA
- the mnmA gene encoding tRNA 2-thiouridine(34) synthase MnmA, whose translation MKRVVVGLSGGVDSSVAAYLLQQQGYEVIGLFMKNWHDDSVTISNECPWLEDSNDALLVAEKLGIPFQTVDLSEQYKEKIVDYMFNEYEKGRTPNPDVLCNREIKFDVFMKIALSLGADYVATGHYCRKSETEVNGKTVYRLLAGVDNNKDQSYFLCQLSQEQLAKALFPIGELTKPQVREIAAEMELVTAEKKDSQGLCFIGKVRLPEFLQQKLQPKAGVIVQIDKDNSIYSVETPQGLTQEEILTRQASPIKYTPEMGKQVGTHQGAHYFTVGQRKGLNVGGTPEALFVIATDVVSNVIYTGMGNHHPGLFRKALFVDQSEVHWIRTDMALSNGETMKVKARIRYRQELQEATLHQYEKGLFVSFEAPQSAITEGQFVAWYNDEELIGSGVIS comes from the coding sequence ATGAAACGTGTTGTAGTTGGGCTTTCTGGTGGAGTTGATTCAAGTGTTGCAGCTTATTTGTTGCAGCAACAAGGCTATGAAGTGATAGGTCTTTTTATGAAAAACTGGCATGATGATTCGGTAACGATATCTAATGAATGTCCTTGGTTAGAAGACAGTAATGATGCTTTGTTAGTTGCTGAAAAGTTAGGGATTCCTTTTCAAACGGTTGATTTGAGTGAACAATATAAAGAGAAAATCGTTGATTATATGTTCAACGAATACGAAAAAGGAAGAACTCCTAATCCAGATGTATTGTGTAATCGCGAAATAAAATTTGACGTTTTCATGAAAATCGCCTTAAGTCTGGGAGCCGATTATGTGGCTACAGGACATTATTGTCGTAAAAGTGAAACGGAGGTTAATGGTAAAACCGTTTATCGATTATTGGCTGGGGTAGATAACAATAAAGACCAGTCTTATTTTCTTTGTCAATTATCACAAGAACAATTGGCTAAAGCTCTTTTTCCTATAGGTGAATTAACCAAACCTCAGGTTCGTGAAATTGCTGCCGAAATGGAATTGGTAACTGCTGAAAAGAAAGATTCTCAGGGCTTGTGTTTCATCGGGAAAGTTCGTCTTCCTGAATTTTTGCAACAAAAATTACAACCAAAAGCGGGTGTAATAGTTCAAATTGACAAAGACAACTCCATCTATTCTGTTGAAACACCACAAGGATTAACGCAAGAAGAAATTCTGACAAGGCAAGCAAGTCCTATTAAATATACTCCAGAAATGGGAAAACAAGTGGGTACACATCAAGGAGCTCATTATTTTACTGTTGGACAGCGAAAAGGACTAAATGTAGGCGGAACTCCTGAAGCTTTATTTGTTATTGCAACTGATGTCGTTTCTAATGTTATTTATACAGGCATGGGGAATCATCATCCAGGTTTGTTTCGAAAAGCTTTGTTTGTAGACCAATCCGAAGTACATTGGATTCGAACTGATATGGCTTTATCCAATGGGGAAACGATGAAAGTAAAGGCCAGAATTCGATACCGACAAGAATTGCAAGAGGCTACGTTGCATCAATATGAAAAAGGACTTTTTGTTTCATTTGAAGCGCCACAATCTGCCATTACTGAAGGACAATTTGTGGCTTGGTACAATGATGAAGAATTGATAGGCTCTGGAGTTATTTCCTAG
- the yidC gene encoding membrane protein insertase YidC, whose product MEEKKFDPNSLIGFVLIFGILLWIMYQNKPSEAEIAAGKAKKELVVKGSKAQENVAKLSTSANDTLQLAQLQKTLGSFAYSATLPSAKEEFTTIENKLVKLTIANKGGYVVDVTLKNFERTKKGSGQLVQLVKDNNAQFNLQLPTVDNHTLNTKDLYFEPTLTKNGEDQILTMKLKASENAYLAYKYVLKADDYMLDFDIQSQGLNTILKTNKPLQLEWDFKTFANEKSISYENRYTELYFEYEDGKKDYLGQGEDKSETAEDVSYVAFKQHFFSSILLTSTPFKTTELHSNNLVKDDNVDTTFTKQFKAIMPIAFSNGEIDQKMNWFYGPTDYKLLKSYDRDLEDIVALGWGIFGWINKYLFIPAYGFLSMFISQGWAIVLFTILVKLVMSPVTYKSFLSQAKMKVLRPEITEISEKYKDEPMKKQQETMKLYSKAGVNPMAGCVPGLLQMPVFYALFQLFPALIQLRHEGFLWADDLSSFDSVYKLPFHIPAYGDHVSLFPILASIAIFFYMKMTTGDQQMATPQQEGMPDMAKMMKAMVYISPLMMLFFFNSYASGLSLYYFISNTITIGIMLVIKNYIIDSDKIHAEIQENKKKEPKKQSKFQQKLQEAMAQQEAMKAQQNKKK is encoded by the coding sequence ATGGAAGAAAAAAAGTTTGACCCCAATTCGCTGATTGGTTTTGTATTGATTTTCGGTATATTACTTTGGATAATGTATCAAAACAAACCTTCTGAGGCAGAAATTGCAGCAGGAAAAGCCAAAAAAGAATTGGTTGTTAAAGGCTCAAAAGCACAAGAAAATGTTGCTAAATTAAGTACATCAGCAAATGATACTTTGCAATTAGCACAATTACAAAAAACTTTAGGAAGCTTTGCTTATTCAGCTACTTTACCTTCTGCAAAAGAGGAATTTACTACAATTGAAAACAAATTAGTAAAACTTACTATTGCTAATAAAGGAGGATATGTGGTAGATGTTACATTAAAGAATTTTGAACGCACAAAAAAAGGTTCTGGCCAGTTAGTACAATTGGTTAAGGATAACAATGCGCAGTTTAATTTACAATTACCTACTGTTGATAATCATACTTTAAATACAAAAGATCTTTATTTTGAACCTACTTTGACAAAAAATGGGGAAGACCAAATTTTGACAATGAAATTAAAAGCTTCTGAAAATGCCTATTTAGCCTATAAATACGTATTGAAAGCTGATGATTACATGTTGGATTTTGATATTCAGTCGCAAGGATTGAATACTATTTTGAAAACCAATAAACCTTTACAATTAGAGTGGGATTTCAAAACTTTTGCAAATGAAAAAAGTATATCATATGAAAATCGTTATACAGAATTGTATTTTGAATATGAAGATGGAAAAAAAGATTATTTAGGTCAGGGTGAAGATAAATCAGAAACGGCTGAGGATGTTTCTTATGTTGCTTTCAAACAACATTTTTTCTCTTCTATTTTATTAACATCAACACCGTTCAAGACAACAGAATTGCATTCTAATAATTTAGTTAAAGATGATAATGTTGATACTACTTTTACGAAACAGTTCAAAGCGATAATGCCAATTGCTTTCAGCAATGGGGAGATTGATCAAAAAATGAATTGGTTCTATGGACCTACAGATTATAAACTTTTAAAGTCCTATGATAGAGATTTAGAAGATATTGTAGCTTTAGGATGGGGTATTTTTGGATGGATTAATAAATATCTTTTCATTCCAGCTTATGGATTCTTAAGTATGTTTATATCTCAAGGATGGGCTATTGTTTTGTTTACTATTTTAGTAAAATTAGTAATGTCGCCTGTTACCTATAAATCGTTCTTATCGCAGGCAAAGATGAAAGTTTTACGTCCTGAAATCACAGAAATTAGTGAGAAGTATAAGGATGAACCAATGAAAAAGCAACAAGAAACGATGAAGCTTTATAGTAAAGCTGGAGTAAATCCTATGGCGGGTTGTGTTCCTGGGTTATTGCAAATGCCAGTTTTCTATGCTTTATTTCAATTATTTCCAGCTTTAATCCAATTGAGGCATGAAGGATTCTTATGGGCAGATGATTTATCATCATTTGACTCCGTTTACAAATTGCCATTCCATATTCCAGCTTATGGTGACCACGTGAGTTTGTTCCCAATTTTAGCTTCTATTGCAATTTTCTTCTATATGAAAATGACAACTGGTGACCAGCAAATGGCGACGCCACAGCAAGAAGGAATGCCTGATATGGCTAAAATGATGAAAGCGATGGTGTATATTTCTCCATTAATGATGTTGTTTTTCTTTAATAGTTATGCTTCTGGATTGAGTTTGTATTATTTTATTTCTAACACCATTACTATTGGAATCATGTTAGTGATTAAAAATTACATCATCGATAGTGATAAAATTCACGCCGAAATTCAAGAAAATAAAAAGAAAGAACCTAAGAAACAAAGTAAGTTTCAACAAAAGCTTCAAGAAGCGATGGCGCAACAAGAAGCAATGAAAGCACAACAAAACAAAAAGAAATAA
- a CDS encoding CTP synthase has translation MNQTKYIFVTGGVTSSLGKGIIAASLAKLLQARGYRTTIQKFDPYINVDPGTLNPYEHGECYVTDDGAETDLDLGHYERFLNVPTSQANNVTTGRIYLSVIEKERRGEFLGKTVQVVPHITNEIKDRIQILGESGDYDIVITEIGGTVGDIESLPYIESVRQLVWELGENNGIVIHLTLVPYLAAAGELKTKPTQHSVKTLMESGIKADILVCRTEHELSNDLRGKLALFCNVKREAVIQSIDASTIYEVPNLMLEEGLDVVALKKLDLPKKAAPDLKNWNTFLKRLKSPKHTVNIGLIGKYVEMQDCYKSILEAFIHAGAANETKVNVVSIHSEYIDSENIEEKFKDIDAILVAPGFGERGIEGKITAVRYARENKMPFFGICLGMQMSVIEYSRNVLGYAEANSTEMNDKTPHPVVNLMEEQKNVTDKGGTMRLGAWKCEIKPDTLAHQIYGETTIFERHRHRYEFNSAYADELDKAGLKASGVNPDTGLVEIVEIEDHPFFIGVQYHPEYKSTVANPHPIFVKFVAAAVKARKK, from the coding sequence ATGAATCAAACAAAATATATTTTTGTTACTGGAGGGGTTACTTCTTCTTTGGGAAAGGGAATTATAGCAGCATCTTTAGCAAAATTATTACAGGCAAGAGGGTATAGAACAACTATTCAAAAATTTGATCCGTACATTAATGTTGATCCAGGAACATTAAATCCTTATGAGCACGGTGAATGTTACGTGACAGATGATGGAGCAGAAACAGACTTGGATTTAGGTCACTATGAGCGTTTTTTAAATGTTCCAACTTCTCAGGCTAATAACGTTACTACAGGTAGAATTTATCTTTCGGTTATTGAAAAAGAAAGAAGAGGGGAGTTTCTAGGGAAAACAGTTCAAGTTGTACCTCATATTACAAATGAAATTAAAGATAGAATCCAAATTTTAGGAGAATCAGGTGATTATGATATCGTAATTACTGAGATTGGAGGAACTGTGGGGGATATCGAATCGTTACCTTATATCGAATCTGTTCGTCAATTAGTTTGGGAATTAGGAGAAAATAACGGAATTGTGATTCACTTAACTTTGGTGCCTTATTTGGCTGCTGCGGGAGAGTTGAAAACAAAACCTACACAACACTCTGTAAAAACATTGATGGAAAGCGGAATCAAAGCGGATATCTTAGTTTGTAGAACAGAGCACGAACTTTCAAATGACTTAAGAGGTAAATTAGCATTATTCTGTAATGTTAAGAGAGAAGCCGTTATTCAATCTATCGATGCGTCTACGATTTATGAAGTACCTAATTTAATGCTGGAAGAAGGTCTTGATGTGGTTGCTTTGAAAAAATTAGATTTACCAAAGAAAGCCGCTCCAGATTTGAAAAACTGGAATACTTTCTTGAAAAGATTAAAAAGCCCAAAACATACTGTAAACATTGGTTTGATTGGTAAATATGTTGAAATGCAAGATTGTTATAAGTCTATTTTAGAGGCTTTTATTCATGCAGGAGCGGCCAATGAAACTAAAGTAAATGTGGTTTCTATTCACTCTGAATACATCGATAGTGAAAATATTGAAGAAAAATTCAAAGATATTGATGCGATCTTAGTAGCGCCAGGTTTTGGTGAAAGAGGTATCGAAGGAAAAATTACAGCTGTTCGTTATGCTCGTGAAAATAAAATGCCATTCTTCGGTATTTGTTTGGGTATGCAAATGTCGGTTATTGAATATTCTAGAAATGTTTTAGGATATGCTGAGGCAAATTCAACAGAAATGAACGATAAAACGCCTCATCCTGTTGTGAACTTAATGGAAGAACAAAAGAATGTTACCGACAAAGGAGGAACAATGCGTCTTGGTGCTTGGAAATGCGAAATTAAACCTGACACATTAGCGCACCAAATTTATGGCGAAACTACAATTTTTGAGCGTCACCGTCACCGTTATGAGTTTAATAGTGCTTATGCTGATGAATTAGACAAAGCCGGTTTAAAAGCCTCTGGTGTTAACCCTGATACAGGATTAGTAGAAATTGTGGAAATCGAAGATCATCCATTCTTTATTGGAGTTCAATACCATCCAGAATATAAGAGTACAGTAGCTAATCCACATCCTATTTTTGTGAAATTTGTAGCTGCTGCTGTAAAGGCAAGAAAGAAATAA
- a CDS encoding DUF3820 family protein has product MDIYQKKLVKLAYTQMPFGKYEGRFLIDLPEHYVVWYHNKGFPKGELGEQLQLVYELKLNGLEELIRNIKKRYPKPH; this is encoded by the coding sequence ATGGATATTTATCAAAAAAAATTAGTCAAATTAGCGTATACTCAAATGCCTTTTGGGAAATATGAAGGTCGTTTTTTGATCGATTTACCGGAACATTATGTGGTTTGGTATCATAATAAAGGCTTTCCAAAAGGCGAATTAGGGGAGCAATTACAATTGGTTTACGAACTAAAATTAAATGGTTTAGAAGAATTGATACGAAATATTAAAAAAAGATACCCAAAACCTCATTGA